The Deinococcus sp. AJ005 sequence ATGCCCGCACGCGATCTGTCCGGCCTGTACCGTAGCGTTCCCCGACCGGTTCCCAACGAGATCACCCGTGACGCGCTGTTGAGTGTTCTGCAGAAGAGCGAGTGTCCGCTCATCGTCTTGGTCGCGCCGGCGGGGTACGGCAAAACCACACTGCTCGCCCACTACGCCCGTGAGGAACCGCAGCGGGCCGTATGGCTCAGCCTGCGGGAGGACGACGCCGACCCGGCCGTGCTGTGCGCCCACCTGCGAGGGGCCCTCACGGCGCTCCTGCCCTCCCTCGGGCTGGACCGCAGCGCTGCCGCTCTCGTCGCGGGCGCAAGCAGTTCCGTTCATGCCCGCGCTCTGGCAGGTGATCTGTCACTCAGCCCCGTCAACCTCAACATGTTTCTGGACGGTGCCGAACTTCTACAGGAAGCTGCCGAGGACTGGCTGGGCCATCTGCTCGATGGTCTCGGAGAGGGCCACCGGGTGTTCCTCGCATCCTGGAGCGAACCACGACTGCGGTTTGCGCAGCGCGTCGCGGCGGGTACCGCCGAAGTCATCGGCGCCGGTCATCTCGCTTTCACGCGTGACGAGACGGCCCGCTGTCTGGGCCCGCGTGACGATGACAGCGTGCATCGCCGCCTGGACGGTTGGCCGATCGGCGTCAACCTCGCCGCGCTGGGCATCTCCCCCGTGCTCGGTGCCGAGCACATCCTCGACGAGGCGCTGTCCCGTCTTCCCCTGCCCCTCCGGCGACGGCTGCCCGACGCCAGCGTGCTCGACCTCTGGACAGAAGACACTGCGACGGACCTGGGCGTCGACCTGCCTGCCGGATGGCTGCGCGACGTCCGCCGCGCCGGCCTGCCCCTCATTCCACTGGACGGCGCGTACCGCCCGCACCATCTGCTGCGCGAGCGGCTGGACCGTGACCTCCGGCAGGACCCGGGCGTCTATGCGGCCCTGCACGTCCGCGCGGGCCGCCGCGCAGAGACACGCGACGACAGTTGGCAGGCGCTCGAACACTACCGACAGGCCAGGGCGGAACGTGATCTGCTGCGGGTCGCCGGAGGCCTGGCCCCACACCATGAACGCCGCGGGGAATACCGTCTGGTGCGTCAGGTGCTCGAGCCGCTCGGCGCTGCCTTGCCAGTCCCGCTCCGCACGGCGCTAGGTCTAGCGCTGTACGAGACGGGTGATCCGGTGCGGGGCGAGGCGACCCTGCGTGGCCTCTACGCCCAGGGGGAGCGCGATCCGGGACTGCTGTTCGCGCTGGGCATCCTCTGTGCACGAACGGGCCGGCCGGGCGAGCAACTGGCCCTCGTCGAAGAAGGCCTGCGCGGCCCACACTCCCCACGGGACGCGGCTCGTCTCACGCGCCTGTGGGCATCCGCGCAGTTGGCCCTTGGCCGGGCCGACGATGCCGTGAGCACCGCACGCACCGCACTGAAACAGGCACGTACCCTGGACGATCCGATCGAGATCGGCGCCGTCCTCGACGTCCTGCAAGTGGCCTGCCGGGAGACCGGTGACCTGGCAGGCGGCGAGGCGGCGCTGCGTTGGGCCCTGTCGCTGTACCAGCAAGTGGGCATGCCTGCCCGCGCGCTGATCGCCAGCAACGACCTCGCCATGCTCCTGTGGACGCTGGGCCGCCCGCAGGAAGCCGCGCAGACGGTCGATGAAGCGCTCGCCGTCGCCGAGCAGGAGCACAGCGCCGTGCAGGCCCTGCTGCTCGAGACCCGTGCCGACCTGGCTTTCGACCAGCGGGACATGGCCGCCGCCGCCAGCGACTACCAGGCCGCCCTGCGCAGTTGCGAGCATTACGGCGTGGCCACGCTACAGTCCCGGATCCTCCCCCGGCTCACTGACGCCCTGTTACACGCTGGAGATCCGGCCGCTGCGGTCCAAGCCGTGATGCACGCCCGCCTCAGCTTCGGGGACACGGAACACGCACGTTCCGCCCTCGTCTTCAGCGACGGCCTGCTGGCCGGCGATCGTGGCGACTGGCCGGCCGCCAGCCTGGCCTTTTCGGCAGTGACCGTCAGTGGTTTCGGGGCTCCTGAGTCGGTCTACCGGCGCGCCGTCCTGCGCCGCGCCCAGGCCGACCTGCGGGCAGGCACGTTCAGCGCCGCGCGCGTCCAGAGTACGGAAGAGCAGCTGAGGCATGCCGGTCCACTCGACTTCACGGTGACCGACGAGGCGGCCGTGGCCGAAGTGCGCGCCGCGCTCTCTCAGTTCGGGCACGCCGTCAGTCCGTGGGCCGACGCCCTTCCCCGGACCTCAGACACGCCTGTTCCGTCAGACCGGCCGTCCCCCGTGATGCTCCACCTCAAAACCCTGGGCCCCTTAAACGTCACGGTCGACGGCCAGCGGGTCCACATCCCCCTGAGCCGTTCGGCGGAAGTGCTGGTGTGGCTCGCCTGGCACGGAGGCACGGCCACCCGCGGCGAGATCATGAACGACCTCTGGGACGGATCCACCGAGCAGCGTCACATCGAGTACTTCAAAGTCGCCGTCCGGCACCTCCGGACTGCCCTGACGTCGCACCCGGCGATCACGTTCAATCCGGTCCCGTTCGAAGCTGGCCGGTACCGTCTGGCTGAGCAGCTGCAGGTCCACCTGGACGCGCGGCTCCCGGCGCAGGCGTTGCGGGAACGCACGTGCGCTGCCCTCCAGGCTGCTCTCGACGCATATGGCGGCCCCTTCTTGAACGACAGCAGCGTGGAGTGGGCATGCGTCCGGCGCACCGAGCTGCTCGAACAGTCCCTGTCTGCCGGACTGACGTTGGCTGCCACGCTCGAGGACGAAGACAGCGTCGTGGCCGCCGCCACCTACGAACGGTGCCTGGAACTCGACCCACTCAGCGAGGAAACGCACATCAGGCTGATCCGGCTGTGGTCACGCCTGGATGAACCCGAAGGTCTCCGCCGCAGCTACACGCGCTACCAGCGCATGGTGCACGACGAGTACGGGCAGACGCCTGACCCTGCCATCCGTGCACTGGCAGAATGACCGTGAAAGACTTCCCCCTCAGCCCAGACTCGCAGTGGACCCCAAAAAGGAGACGAACATGACCTTCGACGAAGCGCTGGAAATCCTCGTTCAGTTGACCAAAGACCACGGGGGCAACGGTGGCGGACCGTACGTACACCTTCTGCCGGAGCGCCGCCCATTCGAACTGCCCATCACGGTGCTGACGGGGATCGAGATCGCGCTGGTTACGAGTTCGAAAGCTCCAGTCGCGGAGCGCGTGGACGGTCTCAAAGCAGTCGGGCAGTTCCTGATGAGCACGGCCACTCGCGAAACGCGCGTCCACTACGAGGAAATACCACTCCTCGTCCTAGTGAAGGCCCTCACGCCCTTGAAGGGACGTATCGACTAGTGTGCAGCAGGCCGTCCCGCTCCGATCAAAAGCGCCCTATTGCCGCCACGGGTCCTGTCTAGGATCAGAATTCCCGCCCCGTTTTCACCACTGCTTCAGTGGACGCAGCGGTCCATGGCGACAACGGATTTAACTGTCGCGGCAACTGCGTTCCTGTGGCGGGACTTTCTGCACCGGGAAATCCCCGCCCCCGACAGCCTCAGGCTCCTTCCCTGTCGGTGGGGCTCCAGGCAACGAAACCACGTACTATTGAGCATGGACACCCTCCGAAAACCGTACTTTCTGGCTGCGA is a genomic window containing:
- a CDS encoding BTAD domain-containing putative transcriptional regulator yields the protein MPARDLSGLYRSVPRPVPNEITRDALLSVLQKSECPLIVLVAPAGYGKTTLLAHYAREEPQRAVWLSLREDDADPAVLCAHLRGALTALLPSLGLDRSAAALVAGASSSVHARALAGDLSLSPVNLNMFLDGAELLQEAAEDWLGHLLDGLGEGHRVFLASWSEPRLRFAQRVAAGTAEVIGAGHLAFTRDETARCLGPRDDDSVHRRLDGWPIGVNLAALGISPVLGAEHILDEALSRLPLPLRRRLPDASVLDLWTEDTATDLGVDLPAGWLRDVRRAGLPLIPLDGAYRPHHLLRERLDRDLRQDPGVYAALHVRAGRRAETRDDSWQALEHYRQARAERDLLRVAGGLAPHHERRGEYRLVRQVLEPLGAALPVPLRTALGLALYETGDPVRGEATLRGLYAQGERDPGLLFALGILCARTGRPGEQLALVEEGLRGPHSPRDAARLTRLWASAQLALGRADDAVSTARTALKQARTLDDPIEIGAVLDVLQVACRETGDLAGGEAALRWALSLYQQVGMPARALIASNDLAMLLWTLGRPQEAAQTVDEALAVAEQEHSAVQALLLETRADLAFDQRDMAAAASDYQAALRSCEHYGVATLQSRILPRLTDALLHAGDPAAAVQAVMHARLSFGDTEHARSALVFSDGLLAGDRGDWPAASLAFSAVTVSGFGAPESVYRRAVLRRAQADLRAGTFSAARVQSTEEQLRHAGPLDFTVTDEAAVAEVRAALSQFGHAVSPWADALPRTSDTPVPSDRPSPVMLHLKTLGPLNVTVDGQRVHIPLSRSAEVLVWLAWHGGTATRGEIMNDLWDGSTEQRHIEYFKVAVRHLRTALTSHPAITFNPVPFEAGRYRLAEQLQVHLDARLPAQALRERTCAALQAALDAYGGPFLNDSSVEWACVRRTELLEQSLSAGLTLAATLEDEDSVVAAATYERCLELDPLSEETHIRLIRLWSRLDEPEGLRRSYTRYQRMVHDEYGQTPDPAIRALAE